One genomic segment of Pseudomonas sp. p1(2021b) includes these proteins:
- the glnL gene encoding nitrogen regulation protein NR(II), producing MTISDAQHRLLLDNLTTATLLLNAELRLEYMNPAAEMLLAVSGQRSHGQFISELFTESAEALNSLRQAVEQAHPFTKREAQLTSLTGQAITVDYAVTPILHQGQTLLLLEVHPRDRLLRITKEEAQLSKQETTKMLVRGLAHEIKNPLGGIRGAAQLLSRELPHDDLRDYTNVIIEEADRLRNLVDRMLGSNKLPSLAMTNIHEVLERVCSLVDAESQGGITLVRDYDPSLPDVLIDSEQMIQAVLNIVRNAMQAIGGQNDLRLGRITLRSRAVRQFTIGHIRHRLVARIQITDNGPGIPTELQDTLFYPMVSGRPDGTGLGLAITQNIISQHQGLIECDSHPGQTTFSIYLPLEQGATAS from the coding sequence ATGACCATCAGCGATGCACAGCACCGGCTGCTCCTGGACAACCTGACCACCGCCACGCTTTTGCTCAATGCCGAGCTGCGCCTGGAGTACATGAACCCGGCGGCGGAAATGCTGCTGGCCGTCAGCGGGCAGCGCAGCCATGGTCAGTTCATCAGCGAGCTGTTCACCGAGTCCGCCGAGGCGCTCAACTCGCTGCGCCAGGCCGTGGAACAGGCGCATCCCTTTACCAAGCGCGAAGCCCAGCTCACTTCGCTGACCGGCCAGGCCATCACCGTCGACTATGCCGTGACGCCGATCCTGCACCAGGGCCAGACCTTGCTGTTGCTGGAAGTCCACCCACGCGACCGCCTGCTGCGCATCACCAAGGAAGAGGCCCAGCTGAGCAAGCAGGAAACCACCAAGATGCTGGTGCGCGGGCTGGCCCACGAGATAAAGAACCCTCTGGGCGGCATCCGCGGCGCGGCGCAGCTGCTGTCGCGAGAACTGCCTCATGACGATCTGCGCGACTACACCAACGTGATCATCGAGGAAGCCGACCGCCTGCGAAACCTGGTCGATCGTATGCTCGGCTCGAACAAGCTGCCTTCGCTGGCCATGACCAACATCCATGAAGTGCTGGAGCGGGTCTGCAGCCTGGTGGACGCCGAAAGCCAAGGTGGCATCACCTTGGTGCGCGACTATGACCCGAGCCTGCCGGACGTGCTGATCGACAGCGAGCAGATGATCCAGGCGGTACTCAACATCGTGCGCAACGCCATGCAGGCGATCGGCGGGCAGAACGACCTGCGCCTGGGCCGCATCACCCTGCGCAGCCGTGCGGTACGCCAGTTCACCATCGGCCACATACGTCACCGCCTGGTCGCGCGGATCCAGATCACCGACAACGGCCCGGGCATACCCACCGAACTGCAGGACACCCTCTTCTATCCCATGGTCAGCGGGCGCCCGGACGGTACCGGGCTGGGCCTGGCCATCACCCAGAACATCATCAGCCAGCACCAGGGCCTGATCGAGTGCGACAGCCATCCCGGCCAAACCACCTTTTCGATCTACCTGCCCCTGGAACAAGGAGCCACCGCCTCATGA
- a CDS encoding glycogen/starch/alpha-glucan phosphorylase, with the protein MSQEPKARDAEVAEFRAAVLAKLTYAVGKDPEHAFDHDWFEAIALAARDHMVDHWMDHTRQAYRRSQKRVYYLSLEFLIGRLLYDSLSNLGLLEIAREALVGLDVDLERIRLLEPDAALGNGGLGRLAACFMESMSTLGIAAHGYGIRYEHGLFRQAMVDGWQQEQTENWLDFGNPWEFERAEVIYPISFGGSVETVYDTHGQPRQVWWPGETVRAVAYDTPVVGWRGASVNTLRLWRARAMEELHLERFNAGDHLGAVAEVARAESISRVLYPADSTEAGQELRLRQEYFFVSASLQDLLRRHLNMHDNLLNLPDAAAIQLNDTHPSIAVAELMRLLVDQHEIPWDTAWELTVGTLAYTNHTLLPEALETWPVALMERMLPRHMQIIYLINAYHIDALRAKGLHDFDVLRAVSLIEEDNGRRVRMGNLAFLGSHSVNGVSALHSKLMRSTVFAELHKLYPQRINNKTNGITFRRWLYQANPQLTAMLVEALGEQVLDDPEGQLKALVPFADKTTFRKQFAAQRLHSKRALASIIQDRVGVTVNPEALFDVQVKRIHEYKRQLLNLLHTVALYQAMRAEPDIDWVPRVKIFAGKAAASYHQAKLIIKLANDIARVVNNDPTVRGLLKVVFLPNYNVSLAESIIPAADLSEQISTAGYEASGTSNMKFGLNGALTIGTLDGANVEMSEQVGTENMFIFGLTAQQVEARKRAGDFGAGAAIAASNRLGDVLEAIRSGVFSPDDPARYTGLVDALVAHDRFLVCADFDAYWEAQRRVEALWHQPQSWWRMAVLNTARMGWFSSDRTIREYASEIWKALD; encoded by the coding sequence ATGTCCCAGGAACCCAAAGCTCGTGACGCAGAGGTGGCCGAGTTCCGCGCCGCTGTACTGGCCAAGCTGACCTACGCGGTCGGCAAGGATCCGGAGCATGCCTTCGACCACGACTGGTTCGAAGCCATCGCCCTGGCTGCCCGCGATCACATGGTCGACCATTGGATGGACCACACCCGTCAGGCCTACCGGCGCAGCCAGAAGCGGGTCTACTACCTCTCCCTGGAATTTCTCATCGGCCGCCTGCTCTACGACAGCCTCAGCAATCTGGGCCTGCTGGAGATCGCCCGCGAAGCCTTGGTGGGGCTGGACGTAGACCTGGAGCGCATCCGTCTGCTGGAGCCGGACGCCGCGCTGGGCAACGGCGGCCTCGGTCGCCTGGCGGCGTGCTTCATGGAGAGCATGTCGACCCTGGGCATCGCCGCCCATGGCTATGGCATCCGCTACGAACACGGCCTGTTCCGCCAGGCCATGGTCGATGGCTGGCAGCAGGAGCAGACCGAGAATTGGCTGGACTTCGGCAACCCGTGGGAGTTCGAGCGCGCCGAGGTGATCTACCCGATCAGCTTTGGCGGCAGCGTCGAGACCGTGTACGACACCCATGGCCAGCCACGCCAGGTCTGGTGGCCGGGCGAGACGGTGCGGGCGGTGGCCTACGACACCCCGGTGGTCGGCTGGCGTGGGGCGAGCGTCAACACCTTGCGCCTGTGGCGTGCCCGGGCCATGGAAGAGCTGCACCTGGAGCGCTTCAACGCCGGCGATCACCTCGGCGCGGTCGCCGAGGTGGCGCGGGCCGAGAGCATTTCGCGGGTCCTCTATCCGGCCGACAGCACCGAGGCGGGCCAGGAGCTGCGCCTACGCCAGGAATACTTCTTCGTCTCGGCATCGTTGCAGGACCTGCTGCGCCGGCACCTGAACATGCATGACAACCTGCTCAACCTGCCGGATGCGGCGGCCATCCAGCTCAACGACACCCACCCCTCGATCGCCGTGGCCGAATTGATGCGGCTGTTGGTCGACCAGCATGAAATCCCCTGGGACACCGCCTGGGAGCTGACTGTCGGGACCTTGGCCTACACCAACCACACCCTGCTGCCCGAGGCCCTGGAAACCTGGCCGGTGGCGCTGATGGAGCGCATGCTGCCGCGCCACATGCAAATCATCTATCTGATCAACGCCTACCACATCGATGCATTGCGGGCCAAAGGCCTGCATGACTTCGACGTTCTGCGCGCGGTGTCGCTGATCGAGGAGGACAACGGTCGGCGGGTACGCATGGGCAACCTGGCGTTCCTCGGTTCGCACAGCGTCAACGGGGTGTCGGCCCTGCACAGCAAGCTGATGCGCAGCACGGTATTCGCCGAGCTGCACAAGCTCTACCCGCAACGGATCAACAACAAGACCAACGGCATCACCTTCCGCCGCTGGCTGTACCAGGCCAACCCGCAGCTCACCGCCATGCTGGTGGAGGCGCTGGGCGAGCAGGTGCTGGACGACCCCGAGGGGCAACTGAAGGCGCTGGTACCGTTCGCCGACAAGACCACCTTCCGCAAGCAGTTCGCCGCCCAGCGCCTGCACAGCAAGCGCGCCCTGGCCAGCATCATCCAGGACCGGGTCGGGGTGACGGTCAACCCCGAGGCGCTGTTCGACGTCCAGGTCAAGCGGATCCACGAATACAAGCGCCAGCTGCTCAACCTGCTGCACACCGTGGCCCTGTACCAGGCCATGCGCGCCGAGCCGGACATCGACTGGGTACCACGGGTGAAGATCTTCGCCGGCAAGGCCGCGGCCAGCTACCACCAGGCCAAGCTGATCATCAAGCTGGCCAACGACATCGCCCGGGTGGTCAACAACGACCCGACCGTGCGCGGCCTGCTCAAGGTGGTGTTCCTGCCTAACTACAACGTCAGCCTGGCCGAGAGCATCATCCCGGCGGCGGACCTGTCCGAGCAGATCTCCACCGCCGGCTACGAAGCCTCTGGCACCAGCAACATGAAGTTCGGCCTCAACGGCGCACTGACCATCGGCACCCTCGATGGCGCCAATGTCGAGATGAGCGAGCAGGTCGGTACCGAGAACATGTTCATCTTCGGTCTCACGGCCCAGCAAGTGGAGGCACGCAAGCGTGCCGGGGACTTCGGTGCCGGCGCTGCGATCGCAGCGTCGAACCGCCTGGGCGATGTGCTCGAGGCGATCCGCAGCGGCGTCTTTTCACCCGACGACCCGGCGCGCTACACGGGCCTTGTGGATGCGCTGGTGGCCCATGACCGTTTCCTGGTGTGTGCCGATTTCGATGCCTACTGGGAGGCCCAGCGACGGGTCGAGGCGCTGTGGCACCAACCCCAGAGCTGGTGGCGCATGGCGGTGCTCAACACCGCGCGGATGGGCTGGTTCTCGTCGGACCGGACCATTCGCGAGTATGCCAGCGAGATCTGGAAGGCGCTGGACTGA
- the glnA gene encoding glutamate--ammonia ligase: MSKSVQLIKDHDVKWIDLRFTDTKGKQHHVTMPARDALEDDFFEAGKMFDGSSIEGWKGIEASDMILMPDDASAVLDPFTEEPTLILVCDVVEPSTMQGYDRDPRAIAKRAEEYLKTTGIGDTVFVGPEPEFFIFDQVKFKSDISGSMFKIYSEQGSWMTDQDVEGGNKGHRPAVKGGYFPVPPCDHDHEIRTAMCNAMEEMGLVIEVHHHEVATAGQNEIGVKFNTLVTKADEVQTLKYCVHNVADAYGKTATFMPKPLYGDNGSGMHVHMSISKDGKNTFSGEGYAGLSDTALYFIGGIIKHGKALNGFTNPATNSYKRLVPGFEAPVMLAYSARNRSASIRIPYVSSPKARRIEARFPDPAANPYLCFAALLMAGLDGIQNKIHPGDAADKNLYDLPPEEAKEIPQVCGSLKEALEELDKGRAFLTKGGVFSDDFIDAYIELKSEEEIKVRTFVHPLEYDLYYSV, translated from the coding sequence ATGTCGAAGTCGGTTCAACTCATCAAAGATCATGACGTCAAGTGGATTGATCTGCGTTTCACGGACACCAAAGGCAAGCAGCACCACGTCACCATGCCCGCTCGCGATGCGCTGGAAGACGACTTCTTCGAAGCCGGCAAGATGTTCGACGGCTCGTCGATCGAAGGCTGGAAAGGTATCGAAGCCTCCGACATGATCCTGATGCCGGACGACGCGTCCGCCGTCCTGGACCCGTTCACCGAAGAACCGACCCTGATCCTGGTCTGCGACGTGGTCGAGCCGTCCACCATGCAAGGCTACGACCGTGACCCACGCGCCATCGCCAAGCGCGCCGAGGAATACCTCAAGACCACCGGCATCGGCGACACCGTGTTCGTCGGCCCGGAGCCTGAGTTCTTCATCTTCGACCAGGTCAAGTTCAAGTCCGACATCTCCGGCTCCATGTTCAAGATCTACTCCGAACAGGGCTCCTGGATGACCGACCAGGACGTCGAAGGCGGCAACAAGGGCCACCGCCCTGCCGTCAAGGGCGGCTACTTCCCGGTTCCGCCGTGCGACCACGACCACGAAATCCGTACTGCCATGTGCAACGCCATGGAAGAAATGGGCCTGGTCATCGAAGTTCACCACCACGAAGTGGCCACCGCCGGCCAGAACGAAATCGGTGTGAAGTTCAACACCCTGGTCACCAAGGCTGACGAAGTCCAGACCCTGAAGTACTGCGTGCACAACGTGGCCGACGCCTACGGCAAGACCGCCACCTTCATGCCCAAGCCGCTGTACGGCGACAACGGCTCGGGCATGCACGTCCACATGTCGATCTCCAAGGACGGCAAGAACACCTTCTCCGGCGAAGGCTATGCCGGCCTGTCCGATACCGCCCTGTACTTCATCGGCGGCATCATCAAGCACGGCAAGGCCCTGAACGGCTTCACCAACCCGGCCACCAACTCCTACAAGCGTCTGGTGCCTGGCTTCGAAGCCCCGGTCATGCTGGCCTACTCGGCCCGTAACCGTTCGGCCTCGATCCGTATCCCGTACGTTTCCAGCCCGAAAGCCCGCCGTATCGAAGCGCGCTTCCCGGACCCGGCCGCCAACCCGTACCTGTGCTTCGCCGCCCTGCTGATGGCCGGCCTGGACGGTATCCAGAACAAGATCCACCCAGGCGATGCCGCCGACAAGAACCTGTACGACCTGCCGCCTGAAGAGGCCAAGGAAATCCCGCAGGTCTGCGGCAGCCTGAAGGAAGCCCTGGAAGAACTGGACAAGGGCCGTGCGTTCCTGACCAAGGGCGGCGTGTTCTCCGACGACTTCATCGATGCCTACATCGAGCTGAAGTCCGAAGAAGAGATCAAGGTCCGCACCTTCGTCCACCCGCTGGAATACGATCTGTACTACAGCGTGTGA
- the trmL gene encoding tRNA (uridine(34)/cytosine(34)/5-carboxymethylaminomethyluridine(34)-2'-O)-methyltransferase TrmL, translating into MFHVILFQPEIPPNTGNIIRLCANSGCDLHLIEPLGFELDDKRLRRAGLDYHEYATLKRHQSLADCLESLGQPRLFAFTTKGSHPFHEVAYQPGDAFLFGPESRGLPAEVLDSLPPEQRLRLPMRPGCRSLNLSNTVAVTVYEAWRQQGFA; encoded by the coding sequence ATGTTTCACGTCATCCTCTTTCAACCAGAGATTCCGCCGAATACCGGCAACATCATCCGCCTGTGCGCCAACAGCGGCTGCGACCTGCACCTGATCGAGCCGCTGGGCTTCGAGCTGGACGACAAGCGCCTGCGCCGGGCAGGGTTGGATTACCACGAGTATGCCACGCTCAAGCGTCACCAGAGCCTGGCCGATTGCCTGGAAAGCCTAGGTCAGCCGCGGCTGTTCGCCTTCACCACCAAGGGCTCGCACCCCTTCCATGAAGTGGCCTACCAACCGGGCGATGCCTTCCTGTTCGGCCCGGAGAGCCGCGGGCTGCCGGCTGAGGTGCTGGACAGCCTGCCGCCGGAACAGCGCCTGCGCCTGCCGATGCGGCCGGGGTGCCGCAGCCTTAATCTGTCCAATACCGTGGCAGTGACGGTATACGAGGCGTGGCGCCAGCAGGGGTTTGCCTGA
- the typA gene encoding translational GTPase TypA, whose translation MIENLRNIAIIAHVDHGKTTLVDKLLRQSGTLERNELNDERVMDSNDQEKERGITILAKNTAIRWNDYRINIVDTPGHADFGGEVERVMSMVDSVLLLVDAQDGPMPQTRFVTKKAFEAGLKPIVVINKVDRPGARPDWVLDQIFDLFDNLGATDDQLDFQVVYASALNGIAGLDHTNMAEDMTPLYQAIVDHVPAPTVDVDGPFQMQISALDYNSFLGVIGVGRIARGRVKPNTPVVAIDTEGKKRNGRILKLMGHHGLHRVDVEEATAGDIVCISGFDELFISDTLCDMNHVEAMKPLTVDEPTVSMTFQVNDSPFCGKEGKFVTSRNIKERLDKELLYNVALRVEEGDSADKFKVSGRGELHLSVLIETMRREGFEMAVGRPEVIIREVNGVKQEPFENVTIDIPEESQGKVMEEMGLRKGDLTNMAPDGKGRVRLEYNVPARGLIGFRNQFLTLTNGAGILTSIFDRYDTMKPGTMSGRLNGVLVSIETGKALTYSLETLQARGKLFIEHGQDIYNGQIIGLNSRDNDLGVNPTKGKKLDNMRASGKDEVIALVPPVRHTLEQALEFIQDDELCEVTPKSIRLRKKILDEGERTRAAKKAKA comes from the coding sequence GTGATCGAAAATCTGCGTAACATCGCCATCATCGCCCACGTTGACCATGGCAAAACCACCCTGGTCGACAAACTCCTGCGCCAGTCCGGCACCCTGGAGCGTAACGAGCTCAACGACGAGCGCGTGATGGACTCCAACGACCAGGAAAAGGAGCGCGGCATTACCATCCTGGCGAAGAACACCGCCATCCGCTGGAACGACTACCGCATCAACATCGTCGACACCCCCGGCCACGCCGACTTCGGTGGTGAAGTAGAGCGCGTGATGTCGATGGTCGACTCCGTGCTGCTGCTGGTCGACGCCCAGGACGGCCCGATGCCGCAAACCCGCTTCGTGACCAAGAAGGCCTTCGAAGCCGGCCTCAAGCCGATCGTCGTGATCAACAAGGTCGACCGTCCGGGCGCACGTCCTGACTGGGTTCTGGACCAGATCTTCGACCTGTTCGACAACCTCGGCGCCACCGACGACCAGCTGGACTTCCAGGTCGTCTACGCCTCGGCCCTGAACGGCATCGCCGGCCTGGACCACACCAACATGGCCGAAGACATGACCCCGCTGTACCAGGCCATCGTCGACCACGTGCCCGCTCCGACCGTTGACGTCGACGGCCCGTTCCAGATGCAGATCTCTGCGCTGGACTACAACAGCTTCCTGGGCGTCATCGGTGTTGGCCGTATCGCCCGTGGCCGCGTCAAGCCGAACACCCCGGTCGTCGCCATCGACACCGAAGGCAAGAAGCGCAACGGCCGTATCCTCAAGCTGATGGGCCACCACGGCCTGCACCGCGTCGACGTCGAAGAAGCCACCGCGGGCGACATCGTCTGCATCAGCGGCTTCGACGAGCTGTTCATTTCCGACACCCTGTGCGACATGAACCACGTCGAAGCGATGAAGCCGCTGACCGTCGACGAGCCGACCGTTTCGATGACCTTCCAGGTCAACGACTCGCCGTTCTGCGGCAAGGAAGGCAAGTTCGTCACCAGCCGCAACATCAAGGAGCGCCTGGACAAAGAGCTGCTGTACAACGTGGCCCTGCGCGTCGAAGAAGGCGACTCGGCCGACAAGTTCAAGGTGTCCGGCCGTGGTGAGCTGCACCTGTCGGTGCTGATCGAAACCATGCGTCGCGAAGGCTTCGAAATGGCCGTAGGCCGTCCTGAAGTGATCATCCGCGAAGTCAACGGTGTCAAGCAGGAGCCGTTCGAGAACGTCACCATCGACATCCCTGAAGAATCCCAGGGCAAGGTCATGGAAGAGATGGGCCTGCGTAAGGGCGACCTGACCAACATGGCGCCGGATGGCAAGGGCCGTGTGCGTCTGGAGTACAACGTTCCGGCCCGTGGCCTGATCGGTTTCCGTAACCAGTTCCTGACCCTGACCAACGGTGCGGGCATCCTGACCTCGATCTTCGATCGCTACGACACCATGAAGCCAGGCACCATGTCGGGCCGTCTGAACGGTGTGCTGGTGTCGATCGAGACCGGCAAGGCCCTGACCTACTCGCTGGAAACCCTGCAGGCTCGTGGCAAGCTGTTCATCGAGCATGGCCAGGACATCTACAACGGTCAGATCATCGGCCTGAACAGCCGTGACAACGACCTGGGCGTGAACCCGACCAAAGGCAAGAAACTCGACAACATGCGTGCTTCGGGCAAGGACGAAGTCATCGCCCTGGTACCGCCGGTTCGCCACACCCTCGAACAGGCCCTGGAATTCATCCAGGACGACGAGCTGTGCGAAGTCACGCCGAAGTCGATCCGTCTGCGCAAGAAGATCCTCGACGAAGGCGAGCGTACCCGCGCTGCCAAGAAAGCCAAGGCTTGA
- the thiI gene encoding tRNA uracil 4-sulfurtransferase ThiI, which produces MKLIVKVFPEITIKSRPVRKRFIRQLGKNIRVVLKDLDPELVVDGVWDNLEVVTRVEDEKIQREMIERLTCTPGITHFLQVEEYPLGDFDDIVEKCKHHFGHLLAGKRFAVRCKRGGHHDFTSMDVDRYVGSQLRQQCGATGIDLKAPEVLVRIEIRDQRLYVIHNQHQGIGGYPLGALEQTLVLMSGGFDSTVAAYQMMRRGLMTHFCFFNLGGRAHELGVMEVAHYLWKKFGSSQRVLFISVPFEEVVGEILNKVDNSYMGVTLKRMMLRAAARMADRLEIEALVTGEAISQVSSQTLPNLSIIDSATDKLVLRPLLASHKQDIIDTAYQIGTAEFAKHMPEYCGVISVNPTTHAKRHRMEHEEKQFDMAVLERAMERAKFISIDHVIDELGKDVEIEEVAEALPGQIVLDIRHPDAQEDEPLVIEGVEVQAMPFYAINSKFKHLDANRQYLLYCDKGVMSRLHAHHLLSEGHANVRVYRPT; this is translated from the coding sequence ATGAAACTTATCGTCAAAGTCTTCCCAGAGATCACCATCAAGAGCCGGCCGGTGCGCAAGCGTTTCATCCGCCAGCTCGGCAAGAACATCCGCGTCGTGCTCAAGGACTTGGATCCGGAGCTCGTGGTCGATGGTGTCTGGGACAATCTCGAGGTGGTCACCCGCGTCGAGGACGAGAAGATCCAGCGCGAAATGATCGAACGCCTGACCTGCACCCCAGGTATCACCCACTTCCTGCAAGTCGAGGAGTACCCGCTGGGTGACTTCGACGATATTGTCGAGAAGTGCAAGCACCATTTTGGCCACCTGCTGGCCGGCAAGCGCTTCGCCGTGCGTTGCAAGCGAGGCGGGCATCATGACTTCACCTCGATGGATGTCGATCGCTACGTCGGCAGCCAGCTGCGCCAGCAGTGCGGCGCCACCGGCATCGACCTCAAGGCCCCGGAAGTCCTGGTGCGCATCGAGATCCGCGACCAGCGTTTGTACGTGATCCACAACCAGCACCAGGGCATCGGCGGTTACCCGCTGGGCGCCCTGGAGCAGACCCTGGTGTTGATGTCCGGCGGCTTCGACTCCACCGTCGCTGCCTACCAGATGATGCGCCGCGGCCTGATGACCCACTTCTGCTTCTTCAACCTCGGCGGTCGTGCCCACGAACTGGGCGTGATGGAAGTGGCCCATTACCTGTGGAAGAAGTTCGGCAGCAGCCAGCGCGTGCTGTTCATCAGCGTGCCTTTCGAGGAAGTGGTGGGTGAGATCCTCAACAAGGTCGACAACAGCTACATGGGCGTGACCCTCAAGCGCATGATGCTGCGCGCCGCCGCGCGCATGGCCGACCGCCTGGAGATCGAGGCCCTGGTCACCGGCGAGGCGATTTCCCAGGTGTCCAGCCAGACCCTGCCGAACCTGTCGATCATCGACTCGGCCACCGACAAGCTGGTGCTGCGCCCGCTGCTGGCCAGCCACAAGCAGGACATCATCGACACCGCCTACCAGATCGGCACCGCCGAGTTTGCCAAGCACATGCCTGAATACTGCGGCGTGATCTCGGTGAACCCGACCACCCATGCCAAGCGCCACCGCATGGAGCACGAAGAGAAGCAGTTCGACATGGCGGTGCTCGAGCGCGCCATGGAGCGCGCCAAGTTCATCTCCATCGACCACGTGATCGACGAGCTGGGCAAGGACGTCGAGATTGAGGAAGTGGCCGAGGCGTTGCCGGGCCAGATCGTCCTCGACATCCGCCACCCCGATGCCCAGGAAGACGAACCCCTGGTGATCGAAGGCGTCGAAGTCCAGGCCATGCCGTTCTATGCCATCAACAGCAAGTTCAAGCACCTGGATGCCAACCGCCAGTACCTGCTGTATTGCGACAAGGGTGTGATGAGCCGCCTGCACGCACACCACCTGCTCAGTGAGGGACATGCCAATGTGCGTGTTTATCGTCCGACATAA
- the ntrC gene encoding nitrogen regulation protein NR(I), translated as MSRSETVWIVDDDRSIRWVLEKALQQEGMTTQSFDSADGVMGRLARQQPDVIISDIRMPGTSGLDLLAQIREQHPRLPVIIMTAHSDLDSAVASYQGGAFEYLPKPFDVDEAVALVKRANQHAQEQQALDVPTSLARTPEIIGEAPAMQEVFRAIGRLSHSNITVLINGESGTGKELVAHALHRHSPRAASPFIALNMAAIPKDLMESELFGHEKGAFTGAANLRRGRFEQADGGTLFLDEIGDMPADTQTRLLRVLADGEFYRVGGHVPVKVDVRIIAATHQNLESLVQAGKFREDLFHRLNVIRIHIPRLADRREDIPALARHFLGRAAKELAVEPKLLKPETEEFMRNLPWPGNVRQLENTCRWITVMASSREVLIGDLPPELLNLPHDAAPVTNWEQALRQWADQALTRGQSNLLDSAVPSFERIMIETALKHTAGRRRDAAVLLGWGRNTLTRKIKELGMRVDGGDEEDGDDH; from the coding sequence ATGAGCCGAAGTGAAACCGTCTGGATCGTCGACGATGACCGCTCCATCCGCTGGGTCCTGGAAAAAGCCCTGCAACAGGAGGGCATGACCACCCAGAGCTTCGACAGCGCCGACGGAGTCATGGGCCGCCTGGCCCGGCAGCAACCGGACGTGATCATTTCCGATATACGTATGCCCGGCACCAGCGGCCTGGACCTGCTCGCACAGATCCGCGAGCAGCACCCGCGCCTGCCGGTCATCATCATGACTGCCCATTCCGACCTGGACAGCGCCGTGGCGTCCTATCAGGGCGGCGCCTTCGAATACCTGCCCAAGCCGTTCGATGTGGACGAAGCCGTCGCGCTGGTCAAGCGCGCCAACCAGCATGCCCAGGAGCAACAGGCGCTCGACGTGCCGACAAGCCTGGCCCGCACGCCGGAGATCATCGGCGAGGCCCCGGCGATGCAAGAGGTGTTCCGCGCCATCGGCCGGCTCAGCCATTCCAATATCACCGTGCTGATCAATGGTGAGTCCGGCACCGGCAAGGAGCTGGTGGCCCATGCGCTGCATCGTCACAGCCCGCGCGCGGCATCGCCGTTCATCGCGCTGAACATGGCGGCGATCCCCAAGGACCTGATGGAGTCAGAACTGTTCGGCCACGAAAAAGGTGCCTTCACCGGCGCGGCCAATCTGCGTCGCGGCCGCTTCGAACAGGCCGACGGCGGCACACTGTTCCTCGACGAGATCGGCGACATGCCTGCCGACACCCAGACCCGTCTGCTGCGGGTGCTGGCCGATGGCGAGTTCTACCGGGTCGGAGGGCATGTACCGGTCAAGGTGGACGTGCGCATCATCGCCGCCACGCACCAGAATCTCGAATCGCTGGTACAGGCCGGCAAGTTCCGCGAAGACCTGTTCCACCGCCTGAACGTGATCCGCATCCATATCCCGCGCCTGGCAGACCGGCGCGAGGACATTCCCGCCCTGGCGCGTCACTTCCTTGGCCGGGCGGCCAAGGAGCTGGCAGTGGAACCCAAGCTGCTCAAGCCGGAAACCGAGGAATTCATGCGCAACCTGCCCTGGCCGGGCAACGTACGCCAATTGGAGAACACCTGCCGCTGGATCACCGTCATGGCCTCCAGCCGCGAGGTGTTGATCGGCGACCTGCCGCCAGAGCTGCTCAACCTGCCGCACGATGCAGCGCCGGTGACCAATTGGGAACAAGCCCTGCGCCAATGGGCCGACCAGGCCCTGACGCGCGGTCAGTCGAACCTGCTCGACAGTGCCGTGCCCAGCTTCGAGCGCATCATGATCGAGACCGCCCTCAAGCACACCGCCGGGCGCCGGCGCGATGCCGCGGTGCTGTTGGGGTGGGGGCGCAACACCCTGACGCGCAAGATCAAAGAGCTGGGCATGCGGGTCGATGGCGGGGATGAAGAGGACGGCGACGACCACTGA
- a CDS encoding YkgJ family cysteine cluster protein encodes MKPTLITAAEVDRLETWQRYASHMCGGCHSTCCTLPVEVKIKDLIRIGVVDEFEKDEPPKNIAKRLQKDGIIERFNQKSGIFTLTRMSNDDCLYLDRKSRLCTIYDKRPDTCRNHPKVGPRPGYCAYKPKVVGR; translated from the coding sequence ATGAAACCGACCCTGATCACCGCCGCCGAAGTCGACCGCCTGGAAACCTGGCAACGCTATGCCAGCCACATGTGCGGAGGCTGCCACTCGACCTGTTGCACACTGCCGGTGGAAGTGAAGATCAAGGACCTGATCCGCATTGGCGTGGTGGACGAGTTCGAAAAAGACGAGCCGCCGAAGAACATCGCCAAGCGCCTGCAGAAAGACGGCATCATCGAGCGCTTCAACCAGAAGTCGGGGATCTTCACCCTGACGCGCATGAGCAATGACGATTGCCTGTACCTGGATCGCAAGAGCCGCTTGTGCACCATCTATGACAAGCGGCCCGACACCTGCCGCAACCACCCCAAGGTCGGGCCGCGGCCGGGGTATTGCGCCTACAAGCCCAAGGTGGTCGGGCGCTGA